In Juglans microcarpa x Juglans regia isolate MS1-56 chromosome 8D, Jm3101_v1.0, whole genome shotgun sequence, the following are encoded in one genomic region:
- the LOC121242588 gene encoding aluminum-activated malate transporter 9-like — protein sequence MEAKLGSFRYSFTGKRERERLLSAKGYSEVGGFIPVLGDGEEEGEAVRCWCLSFRSLSDKASRSWKTVQDVAYEAWKMGRLDPRKIVFSAKMGLALMLISLMVFLKEPFVEVGRYSVWAILTVVVVFEFSIGATLSKGFNRGLGTLSAGGLALGMAELSELAGKWEEVFIVLSIFIIGFCATYAKLYPTLKPYEYGFRVFLLTYCFITVSGYRTGDFIDTAVTRFLLIALGAGVCLVVNICIYPIWAGEDLHNLVAKNFTGVATSLEGCVNGYLDCVEYKRVPSKILTYQASDDPLYSGYRSAVESTSQEDALMGFAIWEPPHGPYKMLKYPWKNYVKLSGALRHCAFMVMALHGCILSEIQAPAEKRQVFQSELQRVGFEGAKVLRELGNKVKRLEKLGPVDILYEVHEAAEELQKKIDQKSFLLVNSENWEIGNRPELGDPQDFLNLDEESKILQYKSLSETVLDLRSVPVSTSWDRKVPTGVSSALAAGVSPEKVLMKQISWPRRISFNADAVLIEEESKTYENASALSLATFVSLLIEFVARLQNLVDSFEELSEKANFKYPVEQPSTLEPEGLCNRLFNFLKSRNSRRHLLS from the exons ATGGAGGCCAAACTGGGTTCCTTCAGATACAGTTTCACGGGGAAAAGGGAAAGGGAGAGGCTGCTGTCGGCAAAGGGGTACTCGGAGGTCGGTGGGTTTATCCCCGTTTTAGGTGAcggtgaagaagaaggagaagcagTTAGGTGTTGGTGTCTCTCGTTTCGGTCGCTTTCGGATAAAGCTTCGAGGTCTTGGAAGACGGTGCAAGATGTGGCTTACGAGGCCTGGAAGATGGGTCGTTTGGACCCTAGGAAGATCGTCTTCTCCGCGAAAATGGGTCTGGCCTTGATGCTCATTTCCTTGATGGTTTTCTTGAAAGAGCCGTTCGTGGAGGTCGGCCGCTACTCCGTTTGGGCTATTCTCACTGTTGTGGTCGTCTTTGAGTTCAGTATAG GCGCAACACTTAGCAAAGGATTTAACCGTGGGTTGGGGACATTATCAGCTGGTGGGCTTGCTTTAGGCATGGCAGAGTTATCGGAATTGGCTGGAAAGTGGGAAGAAGTTTTTATCGTTCTGAGTATCTTCATCATAG GATTCTGTGCAACATATGCAAAACTATACCCAACATTGAAGCCTTATGAATATGGGTTTCGGGTCTTCTTGTTGACTTACTGTTTCATTACGGTATCTGGCTATAGGACAGGGGATTTTATTGATACAGCCGTGACCCGATTCTTGCTCATTGCACTTGGTGCCGGTGTTTGTTTGGTAGTAAACATATGCATTTATCCCATCTGGGCCGGTGAGGATCTGCACAATTTGGTGGCAAAGAATTTTACAGGTGTTGCAACATCTTTGGAAG GTTGTGTTAATGGTTACCTTGATTGTGTCGAGTACAAAAGGGTCCCTTCAAAAATTCTTACCTACCAAGCTTCCGATGACCCTCTGTACAGTGGATACAGATCAGCTGTAGAATCTACAAGCCAAGAGGATGCTCTG ATGGGATTTGCTATTTGGGAACCACCTCATGGTCCTTACAAAATGCTTAAATACCCATGGAAGAACTACGTCAAATTAAGCGGTGCATTGAGGCATTGTGCATTTATGGTCATGGCTTTGCATGGATGTATACTTTCAGAAATACAG GCCCCTGCTGAAAAAAGACAGGTTTTTCAAAGTGAGCTTCAGAGAGTGGGTTTTGAGGGTGCTAAAGTGTTGCGTGAACTTGGGAACAAAGTGAAAAGGCTGGAGAAATTAGGTCCAGTGGACATACTTTATGAAGTGCATGAGGCTGCAGAAGAGTTGCAAAAGAAGATTGACCAGAAATCATTCCTTCTTGTCAATTCTGAGAACTGGGAAATTGGAAACCGGCCAGAGCTGGGAGATCCCCAGGATTTTCTGAACTTGGATGAAGAAAGTAAAATCCTTCAATACAAGTCCCTGAGTGAAACTGTACTAGATCTCAGATCGGTTCCAGTTTCAACTAGTTGGGATAGGAAGGTCCCAACTGGCGTGAGTTCTGCCCTGGCTGCTGGCGTTTCTCCAGAAAAAGTGCTCATGAAACAAATATCATGGCCCCGACGTATTTCATTTAATGCCGATGCAGTGCTGATAGAGGAAGAATCAAAAACTTATGAAAATGCTAGCGCACTGTCATTAGCCACGTTTGTATCTCTTTTGATTGAATTTGTTGCAAGGCTTCAAAATCTTGTCGACTCGTTTGAAGAATTGAGTGAGAAAGCAAACTTCAAGTATCCTGTTGAGCAACCATCAACATTAGAGCCCGAGGGGCTTTGCAACAGGTTGTTCAACTTCCTAAAGTCCCGGAACTCGAGACGTCATCTACTCAGTTAA
- the LOC121242590 gene encoding heavy metal-associated isoprenylated plant protein 25-like, which translates to MTEKVFCMVMRIHIDCNGCYRKVRRSLLSMKELEKHLIEKNQSLVTVFGRFIPQEVAIKIRKRTNRRVEILDIQEFGRTYENQDPKPLISSSNLNVSNSSGQIESCITVKACN; encoded by the exons ATGACAGAAaag GTTTTCTGCATGGTCATGAGGATCCACATCGACTGCAATGGCTGTTACAGGAAAGTAAGGAGATCACTTCTTAGTATGAAAG aGTTGGAGAAACATTTGATAGAGAAAAACCAGAGCCTGGTAACTGTTTTTGGTAGATTTATTCCACAGGAAGTGGCAATCAAAATAAGGAAGCGAACCAACCGCAGAGTTGAGATATTGGACATCCAAGAATTCGGCCGCACCTACGAAAATCAAGACCCGAAACCTTTGATCAGTTCTTCCAACCTTAATGTGTCCAACAGCAGCGGCCAAATCGAATCTTGTATAACAGTTAAAGCTTGCAATTGA
- the LOC121242589 gene encoding non-specific lipid transfer protein GPI-anchored 10-like: MASPQSHPLIVIPTLIPLLFITLLRTILSQDPSSSSPTIAECASRLLPLAPCAPFVQGTAQSPAQLCCNNLEQLYSQEPHCLCLLLNDTTSISSFPINTTLALQLPNLCKLQADISACSGKNVPPSSHGSQVSPETNTNSTHWTNPNSTVVASPMVQLQPRPNIMGLGFGSSISTKLKAEGYFTLMVTMAAFLLTRLL; the protein is encoded by the exons ATGGCATCTCCTCAATCACATCCTCTTATTGTCATCCCCACTCTGATTCCACTTCTTTTTATTACCCTTCTAAGAACCATCCTTTCCCAAGACCCCAGTTCCTCTAGTCCCACCATAGCCGAATGTGCATCGCGCCTGCTTCCACTGGCCCCTTGTGCACCATTTGTACAGGGCACAGCTCAGTCACCAGCGCAGCTGTGTTGCAACAACCTCGAGCAACTCTACAGCCAAGAGCCCCATTGTCTTTGCCTCTTGCTCAATGACACTACCTCGATCAGCTCTTTCCCTATAAACACCACACTTGCCCTGCAGCTGCCTAATCTTTGCAAACTCCAAGCCGACATCTCTGCTTGTTCAG GAAAAAATGTGCCTCCTAGTTCACATGGTTCTCAAGTTTCCCCGGAGACAAACACCAACTCTACTCATTGGACAAATCCCAACTCGACCGTTGTTG CTTCTCCGATGGTCCAGCTGCAACCAAGACCCAACATTATGGGACTAGGCTTTGGCAGTAGCATCAGCACCAAATTGAAAGCAGAAGGTTATTTTACATTGATGGTGACAATGGCAGCTTTTCTGTTGACGAGATTACTGTAA